In Sebaldella termitidis ATCC 33386, one DNA window encodes the following:
- a CDS encoding PTS sugar transporter subunit IIB gives MKKRIIFACTSGIATSTVATEKVLQYCKKEGIEVEPMQSNVGTIPSQDGMADLIVVTSGVKYNLKTPIINGLPLITGIGEEALLKKIVDILKGGESNG, from the coding sequence ATGAAAAAAAGAATTATTTTCGCTTGTACAAGCGGGATAGCAACATCTACTGTTGCTACGGAAAAAGTACTTCAATACTGTAAAAAAGAAGGTATAGAAGTAGAACCAATGCAGTCTAATGTAGGGACAATACCTTCGCAGGACGGGATGGCAGATCTGATAGTAGTTACCTCAGGGGTAAAATACAATCTGAAAACACCTATAATAAACGGATTACCGTTAATTACAGGTATAGGAGAAGAGGCTCTTTTGAAGAAAATAGTAGATATTTTAAAAGGAGGAGAAAGTAATGGCTGA
- a CDS encoding DUF2252 domain-containing protein: MQNNGSGKNWKEIREKVPRSSHSEWEIAPKRDPLSILRKQDKARIEKLIPIRYERMAVSPFTYFRGAAAVMAHDLAKTPVTGIHVQICGDAHIGNFGIFGSPEGTLLFDINDFDETIKGPWEWDLKRLAASIILGGESIGIGRKECLKYAFNAVQSYKDTMKETTKMNTLDLWYKKIKIDDIDIKKEKMRKKLDEVNAKARSRTSQKAMEKFTHIVNGERKFIENPPLIEHVFSDEDLNFVHNGMKSYRETLSSEKRLILNRFRVTDIVRKVVGIGSVGTPCFAVLLLGKDDNDPLIMQVKGASKSVFEPYLNTDAYINGGHRVVAGQRAIQAGSDIFLGWGKLNDKDFYVRQLWNMKGSIPMEEIREEGFDLYGQACGTALAYAHANTGNRFAISDYLGKSDTFAGAVADFAAKYADQTKKDHMQLQEAIENRLFE; this comes from the coding sequence ATGCAAAACAACGGCAGCGGAAAAAACTGGAAAGAGATAAGGGAAAAAGTTCCCAGAAGCAGTCACTCTGAATGGGAAATTGCACCAAAAAGAGATCCGCTTTCCATATTAAGAAAACAAGATAAAGCAAGAATTGAAAAATTAATACCGATAAGATATGAACGTATGGCAGTATCGCCGTTTACATATTTTAGGGGAGCAGCAGCAGTGATGGCACACGATCTGGCAAAAACACCAGTCACGGGAATACATGTTCAGATCTGCGGTGATGCGCATATTGGCAATTTCGGGATATTCGGCTCTCCGGAAGGAACCTTGCTTTTTGATATAAATGATTTTGATGAAACTATAAAAGGACCGTGGGAATGGGATTTGAAACGGCTTGCTGCCAGTATTATACTAGGCGGGGAATCTATAGGCATCGGAAGAAAAGAATGTCTGAAATATGCTTTTAATGCCGTACAGTCATATAAAGATACTATGAAAGAAACAACTAAAATGAATACCCTTGATTTATGGTATAAGAAGATAAAAATCGATGATATTGATATAAAAAAAGAAAAGATGAGAAAAAAGCTCGATGAAGTAAATGCCAAGGCACGAAGCCGTACGAGCCAAAAAGCAATGGAAAAATTCACACATATAGTAAACGGGGAAAGAAAATTTATAGAAAATCCTCCTTTAATAGAGCATGTTTTTAGTGATGAGGATTTGAATTTTGTGCATAACGGCATGAAGAGTTACCGTGAAACCCTTTCAAGTGAAAAAAGACTTATTCTGAACAGATTCAGAGTAACAGATATAGTCAGAAAGGTAGTTGGTATAGGAAGTGTAGGAACACCGTGTTTTGCTGTTCTTCTTCTGGGAAAAGATGATAACGATCCTTTGATAATGCAGGTAAAAGGAGCTTCTAAATCTGTGTTTGAGCCGTATCTGAATACAGATGCTTATATTAACGGTGGACATCGTGTGGTGGCGGGGCAGAGAGCTATACAGGCAGGAAGTGATATTTTTCTTGGATGGGGAAAACTTAATGATAAGGACTTTTATGTAAGGCAGCTTTGGAATATGAAAGGTTCCATACCAATGGAAGAAATCAGGGAAGAAGGATTTGACCTTTACGGGCAGGCATGCGGCACGGCTCTTGCCTATGCACATGCCAATACGGGAAACCGTTTTGCCATATCGGATTATCTCGGTAAGTCTGATACATTTGCCGGGGCAGTAGCTGATTTTGCCGCAAAGTATGCCGATCAGACAAAAAAAGATCATATGCAGCTTCAGGAGGCTATAGAGAATAGACTTTTTGAATAA
- a CDS encoding BglG family transcription antiterminator: MLIDKKDIGILEFFLNENSVSVKKLEKDINVTERAIRTRFENLNYVFQKSNMKAELRIEKNRAVLSRKNENLGKFLEEFDLGNYNFNRYERMEIIYFFSLISEDGFKFGTLEKILNVGKSTLKNDMKEVREELHKQGFSFISRPKKGLILVGNENNIRKLLLEYILKYFCIKNFDSIEIRKAAEPVSRAVNNLIKQMKTGDIKLYFNFLKKIEEKIKKMISDEGFEVLIIYLLIIHSRKTEDQLQGEHISNGNFLRATNEYKKLNRLIQDWNYQYNRFSSNEFEILKFVEYLLGTHSYNFDYSFYENWIQTETLIREIIKNVDEKLDISIVNDNLLEDGLINHIRPTIYRIKNNIRLKKLDLNEITEKYAALLDIVKESVKPLEDYLGKSMEIEELAYLTIYFKLAIDRKRKKLNRHINNILIVCNFGYGTSRLLVENLKERYLLNITDVIPYNNFLDYDLKDTDIIISTIDINLNHSEIPVIKVSPILSSDDEKKIKKYLKEKTYENVSMGKVMEIIEKHGRIENRNALEKELELYLNVNREEEIEYIKTLPEILPAENMKIIREVADWQEGIRESGKILLRNGYIKESYIEECIEIIFQKGMYMLIGKNIILPHGSIKKNVFKTGMSFLKLEKEIEFPENIKIKNIVMLATLDKKEHINAFLQLKKIIDETDFLDETEKITDEIKLYNLMAEKFEKIKDKNFEILKYK; the protein is encoded by the coding sequence ATGTTAATAGATAAAAAAGATATCGGCATATTGGAATTTTTTCTGAATGAAAATTCTGTTTCTGTAAAGAAGCTGGAAAAAGACATAAATGTAACAGAAAGAGCAATAAGAACCAGATTCGAAAATCTGAATTATGTTTTCCAAAAAAGTAATATGAAGGCAGAATTGAGAATAGAAAAGAACAGGGCAGTATTAAGCAGGAAAAATGAAAATCTGGGAAAATTTCTGGAAGAATTTGATCTTGGAAATTATAATTTTAATAGATATGAGAGAATGGAAATAATTTACTTTTTTTCTCTTATTTCAGAAGACGGTTTCAAGTTTGGAACTCTTGAAAAAATTTTGAATGTAGGAAAAAGCACACTGAAAAATGATATGAAGGAAGTACGGGAGGAGCTTCATAAACAAGGATTTTCATTTATTTCAAGACCAAAAAAGGGTCTTATACTTGTGGGAAACGAAAATAATATAAGAAAACTGCTTTTGGAATATATATTAAAGTACTTCTGTATAAAGAATTTTGACAGTATAGAAATAAGAAAAGCAGCAGAGCCTGTCTCAAGAGCAGTGAATAATCTTATAAAACAGATGAAAACAGGAGATATAAAGCTGTACTTTAATTTTTTGAAAAAAATCGAAGAAAAAATAAAGAAGATGATTTCAGATGAGGGGTTTGAGGTATTAATCATATATCTGCTGATTATCCACAGCAGAAAAACAGAGGATCAGCTTCAGGGAGAGCATATCTCAAACGGAAATTTTCTAAGGGCAACAAATGAGTATAAAAAATTAAACAGGCTTATTCAGGACTGGAATTACCAATATAACAGATTTAGCAGCAATGAATTTGAAATACTGAAATTTGTGGAATATCTTTTGGGAACACACTCATATAACTTTGATTACTCATTTTATGAGAACTGGATACAGACAGAGACACTTATCAGGGAAATTATAAAAAATGTAGATGAGAAGCTGGATATTTCAATTGTTAATGATAATCTGCTTGAAGATGGGCTGATTAACCATATAAGACCTACAATATACAGAATAAAAAATAATATAAGGCTGAAAAAACTTGATCTGAATGAGATTACGGAAAAATATGCGGCATTGCTTGATATAGTGAAAGAATCCGTAAAACCGCTGGAGGATTATCTCGGAAAGAGCATGGAGATAGAGGAGCTTGCATATCTGACAATATATTTTAAGCTCGCAATAGACAGAAAAAGAAAAAAGCTGAATCGTCATATTAATAATATTCTGATAGTCTGTAATTTTGGTTACGGGACATCCAGACTTCTGGTGGAGAATCTTAAAGAGAGATACCTGCTGAACATTACAGATGTAATTCCTTATAATAATTTTCTTGATTATGATCTAAAGGATACAGATATTATTATATCCACAATAGATATAAATCTGAATCATTCTGAAATACCGGTAATTAAAGTGAGTCCCATACTAAGCAGTGATGATGAGAAGAAAATAAAAAAGTATCTTAAAGAAAAAACATATGAAAATGTAAGTATGGGAAAAGTAATGGAAATAATAGAAAAACACGGGAGAATAGAAAACAGGAATGCTTTGGAAAAAGAACTGGAACTATATCTAAATGTGAACAGAGAGGAGGAAATAGAGTATATAAAAACACTTCCGGAAATACTGCCGGCTGAAAATATGAAAATTATCCGGGAGGTGGCAGACTGGCAGGAAGGAATAAGAGAGTCCGGGAAAATACTGCTGAGAAACGGATATATAAAAGAAAGCTATATAGAAGAGTGTATAGAGATAATTTTTCAAAAGGGCATGTATATGCTTATAGGGAAAAATATAATACTGCCTCACGGGAGCATCAAAAAAAATGTTTTTAAAACCGGAATGAGTTTTTTGAAATTAGAGAAAGAAATTGAGTTTCCGGAAAATATAAAAATAAAAAATATAGTAATGCTGGCTACATTGGATAAAAAAGAACATATAAACGCATTTTTGCAGCTGAAAAAAATTATAGACGAAACTGATTTTCTGGATGAAACAGAAAAAATTACAGATGAGATAAAATTATATAATCTGATGGCTGAAAAATTTGAAAAAATAAAGGATAAAAATTTTGAAATTTTAAAATATAAATAA
- a CDS encoding PTS sugar transporter subunit IIA, protein MAIIENLDKKYIFLHRDFGNKEDVFHFINGILLEDGYVTEEYLPKVLERENTFPTGMELEKINVAIPHIDSKYILKENLFVITSKKGIEFNNAENNGEKLNVKIIFGLLIREHNTHINFLVKLIELFQENDKLEQILESSDKDEVIKILKDVLK, encoded by the coding sequence ATGGCAATAATTGAAAATTTAGACAAAAAGTATATTTTTCTGCACAGGGATTTTGGGAATAAGGAGGATGTGTTTCACTTTATAAACGGAATTCTTCTTGAAGACGGATATGTAACAGAGGAATATCTTCCAAAAGTGCTGGAAAGGGAGAATACTTTTCCCACAGGAATGGAACTTGAGAAAATAAATGTGGCTATTCCGCATATAGATTCCAAATATATATTAAAGGAAAATTTATTTGTAATCACCAGTAAAAAAGGAATAGAGTTTAATAATGCGGAAAATAACGGAGAAAAATTAAATGTGAAAATAATATTTGGGTTATTAATAAGGGAGCATAATACCCATATTAATTTTCTTGTAAAGCTGATAGAGCTTTTTCAGGAAAATGACAAGCTGGAACAGATTCTGGAGAGTTCTGACAAGGATGAGGTAATAAAAATTTTAAAAGATGTATTGAAATAA
- a CDS encoding PTS galactitol transporter subunit IIC, with amino-acid sequence MAETLLKAVQYILGMGPTVMLPVVIFIMAMCLGVKVSRALRAALTIGMGFVGIFLVFGLLVDSLGPAALDMVKETGINLPVVDLGWTPLAAIAWASRIAPFVVPLTIIINIVMLTFNWTKTVDIDMWNYWHFAFVGALVYSSTGNFFLGLFAAGLTAVITFLLADWCAPMVQKYFDLPGISLPTLSSAIFFPIGLLGNAIIDRIPGLNKLNADPETIQKRFGVFGEPMMIGLILGVVIGILAKYDLKGVLNLGINLGAVMLIMPRMVKLLMEGLLPLSDAIRDFLRKRYPDRDDLYIGLDIAVAVGHPSVIATALMLIPMGILLAVILPGNRLLPLGDLANLWVPISMVVLACKGNVIRSFIIGIPILIGNLYVASAIAPVITRIAKSIDFPLGTSSEISSLLDGGNPFRFWMVKIFEGNFTALIFIPIVLAIIAFLYKATKKEMKAE; translated from the coding sequence ATGGCTGAAACATTATTAAAGGCAGTTCAGTATATTCTCGGCATGGGACCGACGGTAATGCTTCCTGTGGTTATATTCATAATGGCAATGTGTCTGGGAGTGAAGGTAAGCAGGGCATTAAGAGCAGCTCTGACAATAGGAATGGGCTTTGTCGGAATATTTCTGGTATTTGGTCTTCTGGTAGACAGTCTGGGGCCGGCAGCACTTGATATGGTAAAAGAAACCGGAATAAATCTTCCTGTAGTGGATCTGGGATGGACACCTCTGGCAGCAATAGCATGGGCATCAAGAATAGCACCGTTTGTAGTGCCTCTTACTATTATTATAAACATAGTGATGCTTACTTTTAACTGGACGAAAACAGTAGATATAGATATGTGGAATTACTGGCATTTTGCTTTTGTGGGTGCTTTGGTATATAGCAGTACGGGAAATTTCTTTTTAGGTCTTTTTGCAGCAGGACTGACAGCTGTAATAACATTTTTGCTGGCAGACTGGTGTGCACCTATGGTTCAGAAATATTTTGATCTTCCGGGAATATCACTGCCTACTCTGTCATCAGCGATATTCTTTCCTATAGGATTGCTTGGAAATGCAATAATTGACAGAATTCCCGGGTTAAACAAATTAAACGCCGATCCTGAAACTATTCAGAAAAGATTCGGAGTTTTCGGAGAGCCGATGATGATAGGACTTATTCTGGGGGTTGTTATAGGAATATTAGCCAAGTATGATCTGAAAGGCGTTCTGAATCTGGGTATAAATCTCGGGGCAGTAATGCTCATTATGCCGAGAATGGTAAAGCTTTTGATGGAGGGATTGCTTCCTTTATCAGATGCAATAAGAGACTTCCTCAGAAAAAGATATCCCGACAGGGATGACCTGTATATCGGACTGGATATAGCAGTGGCAGTGGGACATCCGTCAGTAATAGCAACAGCTCTTATGCTGATACCTATGGGAATCTTACTTGCGGTTATTCTTCCGGGGAACAGACTTCTTCCTCTGGGGGACCTTGCCAATCTTTGGGTGCCTATATCAATGGTAGTACTGGCATGTAAGGGAAATGTAATAAGATCGTTCATTATAGGAATACCTATTTTAATAGGGAATCTGTATGTAGCCTCAGCAATAGCCCCTGTTATTACAAGAATAGCAAAGAGCATAGATTTCCCGCTGGGAACTTCAAGCGAGATCTCAAGCCTTCTTGACGGCGGAAATCCTTTTAGATTTTGGATGGTAAAGATTTTTGAAGGTAATTTTACAGCCTTGATATTTATACCTATAGTACTGGCTATTATTGCATTTTTATATAAAGCTACAAAGAAAGAGATGAAAGCAGAATAA